In Rothia mucilaginosa, one genomic interval encodes:
- a CDS encoding type II toxin-antitoxin system PemK/MazF family toxin, whose amino-acid sequence MLEILKKIFFALLPFLQKAAEDALNDATASKGGSESSQKSESHKGESRQGEARTSGSSAPKPSAPKPSSAKSSAPKPSAPASTGASDGSDYPGDYRDMINFEYSPSLDGDADPGEIVWTWVPFEEDHSQGKDRPVLLVGRDGEYLLALMMTSKDHNNREHADPNYLDIGSGPWDPQGRASEVKLNRVIRVRPDAMRREGAIMPEDTFRLIERAWTRHNG is encoded by the coding sequence ATGCTCGAAATTCTGAAGAAAATTTTCTTTGCCCTGCTGCCCTTCCTGCAGAAGGCGGCAGAGGATGCCCTCAACGACGCTACTGCGTCTAAGGGCGGCTCCGAGTCCTCCCAGAAGAGTGAGTCTCACAAGGGCGAATCTCGTCAGGGTGAGGCTCGTACCTCCGGCTCTTCGGCGCCTAAGCCGAGCGCTCCGAAGCCTTCCTCGGCAAAGTCCTCGGCACCTAAGCCTTCCGCACCGGCTTCGACCGGCGCATCCGACGGTTCGGATTACCCGGGCGATTACCGCGACATGATTAACTTTGAGTACTCGCCCTCCCTGGACGGCGACGCTGACCCGGGTGAAATCGTGTGGACGTGGGTTCCTTTCGAGGAGGACCACTCGCAGGGTAAGGACCGCCCGGTGCTTCTGGTGGGTCGTGACGGTGAGTACCTGCTGGCGCTGATGATGACCAGCAAGGATCATAATAACCGTGAGCACGCTGATCCGAATTACCTTGATATTGGTTCGGGTCCGTGGGATCCGCAGGGCCGCGCTTCTGAGGTGAAGCTGAACCGTGTGATTCGTGTTCGCCCGGATGCGATGCGCCGCGAGGGTGCGATTATGCCGGAGGATACGTTCCGCCTGATTGAGCGTGCGTGGACTCGCCATAACGGCTAA
- the rpsT gene encoding 30S ribosomal protein S20: MANIKSQKKRILTNEKARLRNNIVKSELKTATRKVKAAVEAQNQEAAVEALRFVNRKLDKAVSKGVLHKKTAANKKSGLAALVNKAF; this comes from the coding sequence GTGGCTAACATTAAGTCTCAGAAGAAGCGTATCCTCACCAACGAGAAGGCTCGCCTGCGCAACAACATTGTAAAGTCCGAGCTGAAGACCGCGACCCGCAAGGTCAAGGCTGCTGTTGAGGCACAGAACCAGGAAGCTGCTGTTGAGGCTCTGCGTTTTGTGAACCGTAAGCTGGACAAGGCTGTTTCCAAGGGTGTTCTGCACAAGAAGACCGCTGCAAACAAGAAGTCCGGTCTTGCTGCGCTGGTAAACAAGGCTTTCTAA
- a CDS encoding PAC2 family protein has product MSQPNFPPARLFDAFAKPASTEQPAKKGLLGKLGLGESSEEDNYTTVMLVGFNSAKEPPGNGEDALDVIHRAFDPCDESPGFDMDDFYDYASVAPQLQNSDDSESTVLVWPKMFYNMVTIPERRLRLLVVTGPAPSLCLQRFMTRFFKYVKKLHVDHAIFVETFEDQVAHTRPYPYTLTTYDEKLAAIPGILHEYFTGSTSVTMAMSALAAEHGLRSSVMLRMSIPGYLSFDQQNPRAVVSLIEALEVILGIKVESEEYDRLRAHADEWEAELAEEMAKDYEKVELVREIEQKMDSTLRTVSGEVIAEDIEGYLDSLSGASEGVNPADDGAGSAEDSSER; this is encoded by the coding sequence ATGAGCCAGCCGAACTTCCCGCCCGCCCGACTCTTTGACGCTTTCGCCAAGCCCGCCTCCACAGAACAGCCCGCGAAGAAGGGACTGCTCGGCAAGCTGGGCCTGGGCGAATCCTCCGAGGAGGACAACTACACGACCGTCATGCTGGTCGGTTTCAACTCCGCGAAGGAACCCCCGGGCAACGGCGAGGACGCCCTCGACGTGATTCACCGCGCCTTCGACCCGTGCGATGAGAGCCCCGGCTTCGACATGGACGACTTCTACGACTATGCTTCCGTTGCCCCGCAGCTGCAGAACAGCGACGACTCCGAATCCACGGTTCTGGTGTGGCCCAAGATGTTCTACAACATGGTCACCATCCCGGAGCGCCGCCTGCGCCTGCTCGTGGTGACCGGCCCCGCCCCCAGCCTGTGCCTGCAGCGGTTCATGACCCGCTTCTTCAAGTACGTGAAGAAGCTCCACGTGGACCACGCGATCTTCGTTGAGACCTTTGAGGATCAGGTGGCGCACACCCGCCCGTACCCGTACACGCTGACCACTTACGACGAGAAGCTGGCGGCAATCCCCGGTATTCTGCACGAGTATTTCACCGGTTCTACCTCGGTGACGATGGCAATGTCTGCGCTCGCCGCCGAGCACGGCCTGCGTTCCTCGGTCATGCTGCGTATGAGCATCCCGGGGTATCTGAGCTTTGACCAGCAGAACCCGCGCGCGGTCGTGAGCCTGATCGAGGCGCTGGAAGTCATCCTCGGCATTAAGGTTGAGTCTGAGGAGTACGACCGCCTGCGCGCCCACGCTGATGAGTGGGAGGCGGAGCTCGCCGAAGAAATGGCGAAGGACTACGAGAAGGTTGAGCTGGTGCGTGAGATTGAGCAGAAGATGGATTCGACTCTGCGCACTGTCTCCGGTGAGGTGATTGCCGAGGATATTGAGGGCTACCTGGATTCCCTCAGCGGCGCCTCCGAGGGCGTAAATCCTGCCGATGATGGTGCAGGATCCGCGGAGGATTCTTCGGAACGTTAG
- the lepA gene encoding translation elongation factor 4 has protein sequence MSKNPPVPAATDPAIIRNFCIIAHIDHGKSTLADRMLQATGVVAPRDMKAQYLDRMDIERERGITIKSQAVRMPWDVDGTSYALNMIDTPGHVDFTYEVSRSLAACEGALLLVDAAQGIEAQTLANLYLAMENDLTIIPVLNKIDLPAAQPDKYAEELANLIGCEPDEVLRVSGKTGEGVEALLDRIVEAIPAPQGDASAPARAMIFDSVYDSYRGVVTYVRVVDGSLQPRQKIKMMSTGAEHDLLEIGVISPEPVPSKGLGVGEVGYLITGVKDVRQSRVGDTVTSAAKPAEESLGGYEDPKPMVFSGLFPIDGSDYPALRDALDKLKLNDAALIYEPETSAALGFGFRCGFLGLLHLEIVRERLEREFNLDLISTAPNVIYDVVDEAGNAKRVTNPSEFPEGKVATIREPMVACTIIAPSEYIGAIMELCQARRGQIGGMDYLSEDRVEMRYRLPLAEIVFDFFDQLKSRTRGYASLDWKFDGEEEADLVKVDILLQGEKVDAFSAITHRDKAYSYGLMMTSKLRELIPRQQFEVPIQAAIGSRIIARENIRAMRKDVLSKCYGGDISRKRKLLEKQKEGKKRMKMVGRVEVPQEAFIAALSSSEEKEKKK, from the coding sequence ATGTCGAAGAACCCGCCCGTTCCGGCGGCGACCGACCCCGCGATTATTCGCAACTTCTGCATTATCGCCCACATTGACCACGGTAAGTCCACCCTCGCAGACCGTATGCTGCAGGCCACCGGCGTGGTTGCCCCGCGCGATATGAAGGCGCAGTACCTGGACCGCATGGACATTGAACGTGAACGCGGTATCACCATTAAGTCCCAGGCTGTGCGCATGCCCTGGGACGTTGACGGCACCTCCTACGCGCTGAACATGATTGACACCCCCGGCCACGTGGACTTCACCTATGAGGTGTCCCGCTCCCTGGCTGCGTGTGAGGGTGCGCTTCTGCTCGTGGACGCCGCCCAGGGTATTGAGGCTCAGACCCTGGCGAACCTGTACCTGGCGATGGAGAACGACCTGACCATCATCCCGGTGCTGAACAAGATTGACCTTCCCGCGGCTCAGCCCGATAAGTATGCTGAGGAGCTGGCGAACCTGATTGGTTGCGAGCCGGACGAGGTTCTGCGCGTATCGGGTAAGACCGGTGAGGGTGTTGAGGCTCTGCTGGACCGTATTGTGGAGGCGATTCCCGCCCCGCAGGGTGACGCATCCGCCCCGGCGCGTGCCATGATTTTTGACTCGGTGTACGACTCGTACCGCGGCGTGGTCACCTATGTGCGTGTTGTGGACGGTAGCTTGCAGCCGCGTCAGAAGATTAAGATGATGTCCACCGGCGCTGAGCACGACCTGCTCGAAATCGGCGTGATTTCGCCGGAGCCCGTGCCCTCGAAGGGCCTGGGTGTGGGCGAGGTGGGTTACCTCATCACCGGCGTGAAGGACGTCCGTCAGTCCCGTGTGGGTGATACCGTCACCTCCGCCGCTAAGCCCGCCGAGGAGTCCCTGGGCGGTTACGAGGACCCCAAGCCGATGGTGTTCTCGGGCCTGTTCCCGATTGATGGCTCGGACTACCCGGCGTTGCGTGACGCGCTGGATAAGCTGAAGCTCAACGACGCCGCACTGATTTACGAGCCGGAAACCTCTGCCGCTCTGGGCTTCGGTTTCCGCTGTGGCTTCCTGGGTCTGCTGCACCTGGAGATTGTGCGTGAGCGCCTGGAACGCGAGTTCAACCTGGACCTGATTTCGACCGCGCCGAACGTTATTTACGACGTGGTGGACGAGGCTGGCAACGCTAAGCGCGTGACCAACCCGAGCGAATTCCCCGAGGGTAAGGTCGCGACCATCCGCGAGCCCATGGTGGCGTGTACGATTATTGCCCCGAGCGAGTACATTGGCGCGATTATGGAGCTGTGCCAGGCTCGCCGCGGCCAGATCGGCGGCATGGATTACCTGTCTGAGGATCGTGTGGAGATGCGTTACCGCCTGCCCCTGGCAGAGATCGTGTTCGACTTCTTCGATCAGTTGAAGTCCCGTACCCGCGGTTATGCGTCGCTGGACTGGAAGTTCGACGGTGAGGAAGAGGCTGACCTGGTGAAGGTCGACATCCTGCTGCAGGGTGAGAAGGTGGATGCGTTCAGCGCCATTACTCACCGCGATAAGGCGTACTCGTACGGCCTGATGATGACTTCTAAGCTGCGTGAACTGATTCCTCGCCAGCAGTTTGAGGTGCCGATTCAGGCGGCTATCGGTTCGCGTATTATTGCCCGCGAGAATATTCGCGCGATGCGTAAGGACGTTCTTTCGAAGTGTTACGGTGGCGATATTTCGCGTAAGCGTAAGCTGCTGGAGAAGCAGAAGGAAGGCAAGAAGCGCATGAAGATGGTCGGTCGTGTGGAGGTTCCGCAGGAAGCCTTCATCGCGGCACTGTCTTCGAGCGAGGAGAAGGAAAAGAAGAAGTAG
- a CDS encoding GmrSD restriction endonuclease domain-containing protein, producing the protein MSNNEIILDDSQMDYTDIKVLTNEEVAESNEEDVNGSADIIYYTTEFDLMSLIQRINDEEIIVPSFIKNKKISNEQSDKEGLKNFQRGFVWTLKQKQNLIDSILKGYPTPGIFLVFQKDETFLVLDGQQRLTTIMQFREGEFSVDTSSIQDVGFTVEDKYAAYKYSDLDKVLRRKFNNYRVGATVISDILPKSSGENLDTSPNVEDFIYSIFGRLNSGGTQLTPHEIRIAVYSGKLADEINNLNVNEKWRALYKGELQKRSRDHELISRIIAMYLRRDDYRGGQKEYLNKFYRIYRNLDSAEVQRAIKKFEQAIDIIHPLGPSLFRTPGTSNVNAAWTEALVASIMVVLDSLETYNSEKIQIAVRETQEDLMSKNKYEINGELKTIYDFITSNTASKTSYLGRFELCYSRLQENLK; encoded by the coding sequence ATGAGTAATAATGAAATAATTTTGGACGATTCGCAAATGGATTATACAGATATAAAAGTTCTAACAAATGAAGAAGTGGCAGAATCAAATGAGGAGGATGTAAATGGCTCTGCAGATATAATATACTACACTACAGAATTTGACCTTATGTCACTTATACAACGTATCAATGATGAAGAAATTATTGTGCCTTCATTTATTAAAAATAAAAAAATATCAAATGAACAATCAGACAAGGAAGGGTTAAAAAATTTTCAGCGAGGCTTCGTCTGGACCCTGAAGCAGAAACAAAATCTAATCGATTCTATTCTCAAGGGATACCCAACGCCCGGAATTTTTTTGGTTTTCCAGAAAGATGAAACTTTCCTTGTGCTTGATGGTCAACAAAGACTTACAACTATTATGCAGTTTCGAGAAGGTGAATTCTCTGTCGATACTTCATCGATTCAAGACGTAGGATTCACAGTGGAAGATAAGTATGCGGCATATAAGTACAGTGATTTAGATAAGGTGCTTCGACGTAAATTTAATAACTACAGAGTCGGGGCAACAGTCATCAGCGATATCCTACCTAAATCTTCCGGCGAGAATTTAGACACCTCTCCTAATGTCGAAGATTTTATCTATTCAATTTTTGGACGTCTCAATAGTGGAGGAACACAGCTAACACCCCACGAGATTAGAATAGCTGTTTATAGTGGTAAGCTGGCAGATGAGATTAATAATTTGAATGTTAATGAGAAATGGAGGGCCCTCTATAAAGGGGAACTGCAGAAGCGTTCCAGGGACCACGAGCTTATCTCTAGGATTATTGCAATGTACCTAAGGCGCGATGACTATCGAGGTGGGCAGAAAGAATATCTGAACAAATTTTATAGGATTTATCGAAATCTTGATTCTGCTGAAGTTCAGAGGGCAATAAAAAAATTTGAGCAGGCTATAGATATTATCCACCCCCTTGGTCCCTCTCTGTTTAGGACCCCTGGAACTTCAAACGTTAATGCTGCATGGACTGAGGCCCTCGTGGCATCCATTATGGTCGTTCTTGATTCCCTCGAAACCTACAATTCCGAAAAAATACAAATTGCAGTAAGAGAGACTCAAGAAGATTTAATGAGCAAAAATAAATATGAAATTAATGGGGAACTCAAGACCATCTATGATTTTATTACTTCCAACACTGCATCAAAAACATCATATTTAGGGCGATTTGAACTCTGTTACTCCAGACTGCAAGAAAATCTTAAATAA
- the hemW gene encoding radical SAM family heme chaperone HemW: MPAQPTGDPAPRDGRIPATSAAGCENRDFSLYVHIPFCSVRCGYCDFNTYATEDFGDGIGLGTYADDAIAEILFAARTLEASGVAKRPMHTVFFGGGTPTKLPARDLVRILQAAIDVFGLVEGAEVTTEANPDSVTFEDLQTLKDGGFTRVSFGMQSVVPEVLKVLDRTHTPSNVPKVVAWAKEVGLQVSVDLIYGSPGETLQQWERSVRAAISYEPDHISAYSLIVEDGTKLAAQIRRGEYTMPDEDLMADMYLLAEELLTEAGYQWYEVSNYSRSEDTRSDHNLAYWRNQDWWGIGPGAHSHVNGTRWWNVKHPVPYAQKVRAGESPAAAREVLDTATRAFETIMLMIRVREGLAMRELLAVHDEAQLGASLRWLVSQALIEPDALNSQAEPDPKAHVRLTLKGRLLGDAVTRELLPEVSDEHEEH; this comes from the coding sequence ATGCCCGCCCAGCCCACCGGCGACCCCGCACCCCGCGACGGGCGCATCCCCGCCACCAGCGCCGCAGGATGCGAAAACCGCGACTTCAGCCTCTACGTACACATCCCCTTCTGCTCCGTACGCTGCGGCTACTGCGACTTCAACACCTACGCCACCGAAGACTTCGGCGACGGCATCGGCCTGGGTACCTACGCCGACGACGCCATCGCAGAAATCCTCTTCGCCGCCCGCACCCTCGAAGCCTCCGGCGTCGCAAAACGCCCCATGCACACCGTCTTCTTCGGAGGCGGCACCCCCACCAAACTGCCCGCCCGCGACCTCGTGCGCATCCTGCAGGCAGCCATCGACGTATTCGGCCTTGTCGAGGGCGCGGAAGTCACCACCGAAGCGAACCCCGATTCCGTCACCTTTGAGGACCTGCAGACCCTCAAGGACGGCGGCTTTACCCGCGTCTCCTTCGGCATGCAGTCCGTCGTGCCCGAGGTGCTAAAGGTGCTCGACCGCACCCACACGCCTTCCAACGTGCCGAAGGTCGTCGCCTGGGCCAAGGAGGTCGGCCTGCAGGTATCCGTGGACCTCATCTACGGTTCGCCGGGGGAGACCCTGCAGCAGTGGGAGCGCAGCGTGCGTGCCGCCATTTCCTACGAGCCCGACCACATTTCGGCGTACTCGCTCATCGTCGAAGACGGCACCAAGCTTGCCGCGCAGATCCGCCGCGGCGAATACACCATGCCCGACGAGGACCTCATGGCGGACATGTACCTGCTCGCCGAAGAGCTCCTCACCGAGGCCGGCTACCAGTGGTACGAGGTCTCCAACTACTCGCGCAGCGAGGACACCCGCAGCGACCACAACCTCGCCTACTGGCGCAACCAGGACTGGTGGGGCATCGGTCCCGGCGCACACTCGCACGTGAACGGTACCCGCTGGTGGAACGTGAAGCACCCGGTGCCCTACGCGCAGAAGGTGCGTGCGGGGGAGTCCCCGGCGGCGGCACGTGAGGTGCTGGACACCGCCACCCGTGCTTTTGAGACGATTATGCTCATGATCCGTGTGCGTGAGGGTTTGGCGATGCGCGAGCTGCTCGCGGTGCACGATGAGGCGCAGCTGGGCGCCTCGTTGCGCTGGCTAGTTTCTCAAGCTCTGATTGAGCCTGATGCTTTGAATTCTCAAGCTGAACCTGACCCTAAAGCTCACGTGCGACTGACCCTCAAGGGGCGACTTCTGGGCGACGCTGTGACCCGTGAGCTGCTCCCGGAGGTCTCTGACGAGCACGAGGAACACTAA
- a CDS encoding DUF4870 domain-containing protein has protein sequence MTNDVRPATGPQKTRKISVIQDRNRATFAHFGGILGIIPSAAVFYVSRNNAPFAEQEAREAMNFTLLPSIALVALWVVSFLPGMGNIAMVLGALVWLFMAIASLRAGIEVNRGEPYSYRMNPRLLDRFYSTENAESAES, from the coding sequence GTGACTAACGATGTTCGCCCGGCAACCGGGCCTCAGAAAACCCGTAAGATTAGCGTGATTCAGGACCGCAACCGTGCGACTTTCGCGCATTTCGGCGGCATTCTCGGCATCATCCCTTCCGCTGCGGTTTTCTACGTCAGCCGCAATAACGCGCCCTTCGCTGAGCAGGAGGCTCGCGAGGCAATGAACTTCACCCTCCTGCCCTCCATTGCTCTGGTGGCGCTGTGGGTCGTGTCGTTCCTGCCCGGCATGGGCAACATTGCCATGGTTCTAGGTGCGCTCGTGTGGCTGTTCATGGCTATTGCGTCGCTGCGTGCCGGTATTGAGGTGAATCGCGGTGAGCCGTACAGCTACCGTATGAACCCGCGCCTGCTGGACCGCTTCTACTCCACCGAGAACGCAGAATCCGCAGAATCCTAA
- a CDS encoding DUF3097 domain-containing protein, with product MSTHHSPYGWGAQDLNAARMSRQAPAPRKVPLRRGLLIEDINGWVGEVVKAERIGGALFFGLEDAKGRVKNFPLGPGYLIEGEPVEIVAPVAAKEPKRTISRSGSIAVKNAPARVARASRIWVEGLHDAELVEKVWGHDLRVEGIVVEPLHGVDDLAGAIREFAPGPGRRLGILVDHLIEGTKEQRIVAEALAVPGAAGHVKIVGHPFIDIWQAVKPSVLGLKAWPQVPRGEDFKKGTLRRLGQPHETQADVAQAWKHILSRVDSYADLDPTLLAPVESLIDFLTEPGA from the coding sequence TTGAGTACCCACCACTCCCCCTACGGCTGGGGTGCCCAGGATCTAAACGCCGCCCGCATGAGCCGCCAGGCGCCGGCCCCGCGTAAGGTGCCGCTGCGCCGCGGCCTGCTGATTGAGGATATTAACGGCTGGGTGGGTGAGGTCGTGAAGGCTGAACGCATCGGCGGTGCCCTGTTCTTCGGACTCGAGGATGCGAAGGGTCGCGTGAAGAATTTCCCGTTGGGTCCGGGCTACCTGATTGAGGGTGAGCCCGTTGAGATTGTCGCTCCGGTGGCGGCAAAGGAGCCGAAGCGCACGATTTCTCGTTCCGGTTCTATTGCGGTGAAGAACGCCCCGGCTCGGGTGGCGCGCGCCTCCCGCATCTGGGTTGAGGGTTTGCACGACGCTGAGCTGGTGGAGAAGGTCTGGGGCCACGATCTGCGCGTTGAGGGCATTGTCGTGGAGCCGTTGCACGGCGTGGATGATCTCGCCGGTGCTATTCGTGAGTTCGCGCCGGGCCCGGGCCGCCGCCTGGGTATTCTGGTCGACCACCTGATTGAGGGCACGAAGGAGCAGCGCATTGTTGCCGAGGCGCTGGCTGTGCCGGGTGCCGCCGGGCACGTGAAAATCGTGGGTCATCCGTTCATCGATATTTGGCAGGCGGTCAAGCCCTCGGTGCTGGGTTTGAAGGCGTGGCCGCAGGTGCCGCGCGGTGAGGACTTCAAGAAGGGCACGCTGCGTCGTCTGGGTCAGCCGCACGAAACGCAGGCGGATGTGGCGCAGGCGTGGAAGCACATCCTCTCCCGCGTTGACTCCTACGCTGACCTGGACCCGACGCTGCTCGCCCCGGTCGAATCGCTCATCGATTTTCTCACCGAGCCGGGTGCCTAA
- the dnaJ gene encoding molecular chaperone DnaJ — protein MSHYDTLGVSNDASPEEIKKAYRKKARQLHPDVNPSEDAAEEFKRVTLAYEVLSDPEKRRNYDTTGDEQGRAGYPGGGGYPGGGFSGFGGFEDLLNMFTGGAAGARGPASRMRQGQDDLITVSISLQDAVFGVEKTIERRSAVTCKSCNGEGTAEGTQPETCTTCSGHGFMQRRVQSILGTVMQQVECPDCHGYGTVIKTPCPECHGQGRVREDVPLTFNVPAGVHDQARIRLRGKGEAGLYGGPNGDLYIDLNVKRDKYFSREGDNLVTTVNIPMVAAALGTTIPLKTFDGDQEVAIPAGTQSGDVITLNGLGATVLGTERRGDLLVRIQVVTPTDMTEEQRELLRQFAALRGESLTEGSQVKHRGGLFSRLKDQFK, from the coding sequence ATGAGCCACTACGATACTCTCGGCGTATCGAACGACGCCAGCCCCGAAGAGATCAAGAAGGCGTACCGAAAGAAGGCACGCCAGCTGCACCCCGACGTGAACCCCTCCGAGGACGCAGCCGAAGAGTTCAAGCGCGTCACCCTCGCCTACGAGGTGCTCTCCGACCCCGAAAAGCGCCGCAACTACGACACTACCGGTGACGAACAGGGCCGCGCAGGCTACCCCGGAGGCGGCGGCTACCCGGGCGGCGGGTTCAGCGGCTTCGGCGGTTTCGAGGACCTGCTGAACATGTTCACCGGCGGCGCGGCAGGTGCCCGCGGCCCCGCATCCCGCATGCGTCAGGGCCAGGACGACCTGATTACCGTCTCCATCAGCCTGCAGGACGCCGTGTTCGGTGTTGAGAAGACCATTGAGCGTCGCTCCGCCGTGACCTGCAAGTCCTGTAACGGCGAAGGCACCGCAGAGGGCACCCAGCCCGAAACCTGCACTACCTGCTCCGGTCACGGTTTCATGCAGCGCCGCGTGCAGTCCATCCTCGGTACCGTCATGCAGCAGGTTGAATGCCCCGACTGCCACGGCTACGGCACCGTCATCAAGACCCCCTGCCCTGAATGTCACGGTCAGGGCCGCGTACGTGAAGACGTTCCGCTGACCTTCAACGTTCCCGCCGGTGTGCACGACCAGGCGCGTATCCGCCTGCGCGGCAAGGGCGAGGCAGGCCTGTACGGTGGCCCCAACGGCGACCTGTACATTGATCTGAACGTCAAGCGCGACAAGTACTTCAGTCGCGAGGGCGACAATCTGGTTACCACCGTGAACATCCCCATGGTCGCGGCGGCGCTGGGCACCACCATCCCGCTGAAGACCTTCGACGGCGACCAGGAAGTTGCTATCCCCGCAGGCACTCAGAGCGGTGACGTGATCACCCTCAACGGCCTGGGCGCAACCGTGCTCGGCACCGAGCGTCGCGGCGACCTGCTGGTGCGTATCCAGGTGGTCACCCCCACCGACATGACCGAAGAACAGCGTGAACTGCTGCGCCAGTTCGCAGCCCTGCGCGGTGAATCCCTCACCGAAGGTTCGCAGGTCAAGCACCGCGGCGGTCTCTTCTCCCGCCTGAAGGACCAGTTCAAGTAG
- a CDS encoding 16S rRNA (uracil(1498)-N(3))-methyltransferase has protein sequence MSAPIFYISTEEYDALTPGATCALGGSEGKHALVKRLELGERIDLGDGTGRRALGTVASINADGVSVQVQELSEERSVPSIYLVQALAKDGRDLLAIETATELGVYGVLPWSADRSIVRWKGERASKAHTKWQNTVTAAAKQSRRALIPEVYDLYSTADLVELIEEVAGEGSEQSAAVFILHEQATERLSALARKLVEAKNLPEEIYLLVGPEGGISDREVQLFTDAGAQLALLGDEVLRSSTAGSAAMCTLNVVLGRW, from the coding sequence ATGAGCGCCCCCATCTTCTACATCAGCACGGAAGAATACGACGCACTCACCCCCGGCGCCACCTGCGCACTCGGAGGCTCCGAAGGCAAGCACGCCCTCGTCAAGCGCCTTGAGCTCGGCGAACGCATCGACCTGGGTGACGGCACCGGCCGCCGCGCACTCGGTACGGTCGCCTCCATTAACGCGGACGGCGTGAGCGTGCAGGTGCAGGAGCTGAGCGAAGAACGCAGCGTGCCTTCCATCTACCTGGTGCAGGCGCTCGCGAAGGACGGTCGCGACCTGCTCGCCATTGAGACGGCGACCGAGCTGGGCGTGTACGGCGTGCTGCCGTGGAGCGCGGATCGCTCCATCGTGCGGTGGAAGGGGGAGCGCGCCTCCAAGGCACACACCAAGTGGCAGAACACCGTCACCGCCGCGGCGAAGCAGTCGCGCCGCGCGCTCATTCCCGAGGTGTACGACCTGTACAGCACCGCCGACCTGGTGGAGCTCATCGAAGAAGTTGCCGGTGAAGGCTCCGAGCAGTCCGCCGCCGTGTTCATCCTGCACGAGCAGGCGACTGAACGCCTCAGCGCTCTGGCTCGCAAGCTTGTAGAGGCGAAGAACCTGCCCGAAGAAATCTACCTGCTCGTCGGCCCGGAGGGCGGCATCAGTGACCGCGAGGTGCAGCTCTTCACCGACGCCGGCGCTCAGCTGGCGCTACTCGGTGATGAGGTGTTGCGCTCGTCCACTGCCGGGTCCGCCGCCATGTGCACCCTGAACGTGGTGCTCGGTCGCTGGTAG